One region of Deinococcus yavapaiensis KR-236 genomic DNA includes:
- a CDS encoding ABC transporter ATP-binding protein: MHRSPAIDSTGSSNGPTTVAALELQGLTKVFKVGRAGQAVTAVNDVTLTIRRGEVLGLVGESGSGKSTIARLIARLHEPTRGTTRLSGEDVPNRMNGARLRRFRKRVQMIFQDPFASLNPLHTIGYILSRPLKIHGLAKSDDVQTHVHDLLDRVGLSPGASYAAKKPHELSGGQRQRVVIARALAARPDLILADEPTSALDVSIRLDIMNLLLDLRDQEGLSMLFITHDLAGARYMSDRIAVMYAGHLVEIGPAEQVIHHPQMPYTQLLKSAAPNPDAKQAPEALEARGEMPDLKNLPPGCPFEPRCPHAREACRAALPRMYDVGAEHQARCILHDPHLSRQPSSRPTASSASG, translated from the coding sequence ATGCACCGCTCGCCAGCGATTGACTCCACCGGTAGTTCCAACGGGCCGACGACCGTCGCCGCGCTGGAACTGCAAGGTTTGACGAAAGTGTTCAAAGTCGGCCGGGCAGGCCAAGCGGTCACCGCCGTGAACGACGTCACCCTCACCATCCGGCGCGGCGAAGTCCTCGGCCTCGTCGGCGAAAGCGGCAGCGGCAAGAGCACCATCGCTCGCCTCATCGCTCGCCTGCACGAACCCACCCGCGGCACCACCCGCCTCTCCGGAGAGGACGTGCCGAACCGAATGAACGGCGCGCGTCTTCGCCGCTTTCGCAAGCGCGTCCAGATGATCTTCCAAGATCCCTTCGCCAGCCTCAACCCGCTGCACACCATCGGTTACATCCTCTCGCGTCCCCTCAAGATCCACGGCCTCGCCAAGAGTGACGACGTGCAAACGCACGTCCACGACTTGCTCGACCGCGTCGGCTTGTCACCCGGCGCGAGTTACGCCGCCAAGAAACCGCACGAGCTGTCCGGCGGGCAACGCCAACGCGTCGTCATTGCCCGCGCCCTCGCCGCCCGCCCGGACCTCATCCTCGCCGACGAACCGACCAGTGCCCTCGACGTCAGCATCCGCCTCGACATCATGAACTTGCTGCTCGACCTTCGCGATCAAGAAGGTTTGAGCATGCTGTTCATCACGCACGACCTCGCCGGGGCGCGCTACATGAGCGACCGCATCGCCGTCATGTACGCCGGACATCTCGTCGAGATCGGACCCGCCGAGCAAGTCATTCACCATCCGCAAATGCCGTACACGCAACTGCTCAAAAGCGCCGCGCCCAACCCGGACGCCAAGCAGGCGCCCGAAGCGCTCGAAGCGCGCGGCGAAATGCCGGACCTCAAGAATCTTCCGCCCGGCTGCCCGTTCGAGCCGCGCTGCCCGCACGCGCGCGAAGCGTGCCGCGCGGCCCTCCCGAGGATGTACGACGTCGGCGCCGAACACCAAGCGCGCTGCATCCTGCACGATCCGCACCTCTCACGCCAGCCCTCCTCGCGGCCCACGGCATCGTCCGCCTCAGGGTGA